Proteins from a genomic interval of Amycolatopsis sp. cg13:
- a CDS encoding glycohydrolase toxin TNT-related protein (This protein contains a domain related to Tuberculosis Necrotizing Toxin, which is the C-terminal effector domain of outer membrane channel protein CpnT, and which has a lethal NAD+-glycohydrolase activity.), which produces MIHVEPTSTGQQALVEIGRLVKAHRADPDAAAGIGFAQLGDHFEVQARNTVASTEVVQRLTALRAEMYQEGRGTWIQARYVLTPDGAFEFEYFTDGEPPWTTPPDSSAYLAELTTFPRDDEHLPDWWRLHVGLPLGVEFRHATAGTGEPLSEEELPLVLRYLEREAEVGEKHRTDGTWIWPVEVAEQLREHGAAPEPELLQHIRDLGFHPPYVEHLVRRTAEADLAGKPRPRPTPDDVQRTAGDIAAERETNPDPVLSADELLAHLGHRLDSFGIWRDVRCLGGREAGKWSLYQVKAGWTVVAPDGREQTFARLEDAAQQLLGALLLHPARATGGRETPLETAREVADWPVQPVPGDPPLTLLRNKRLTRLAEGTVVLRFGEEPGNLVHHQAVRFATTSLPLERERMTSTFRLRRSLHVITGVTVPWANLPGGAVAYVLPKPIAEHESDGSLERIE; this is translated from the coding sequence ATGATTCACGTGGAACCAACGAGTACCGGTCAGCAGGCGCTCGTCGAGATCGGCCGGCTGGTCAAGGCGCACCGGGCCGATCCGGACGCGGCGGCCGGGATCGGGTTCGCCCAGCTCGGCGACCATTTCGAGGTGCAGGCGCGCAATACCGTCGCCAGCACGGAGGTCGTCCAGCGGCTCACCGCATTGCGGGCTGAGATGTATCAGGAGGGGCGCGGCACCTGGATTCAGGCGCGCTACGTACTCACCCCGGACGGCGCGTTCGAGTTCGAATATTTCACCGACGGCGAGCCCCCGTGGACCACGCCGCCCGATTCGTCCGCCTACCTCGCCGAACTCACCACCTTCCCCCGCGACGACGAGCACCTTCCCGACTGGTGGCGGCTGCACGTCGGCCTCCCGCTCGGCGTCGAGTTCCGGCACGCCACCGCCGGGACCGGCGAACCGCTGTCGGAGGAAGAACTGCCGCTCGTCCTCCGGTACCTCGAACGCGAGGCTGAGGTCGGTGAAAAACACCGGACCGACGGGACCTGGATCTGGCCGGTCGAGGTAGCCGAGCAGCTCAGAGAACACGGCGCCGCGCCCGAGCCCGAACTGCTCCAGCACATCCGTGACCTGGGCTTTCACCCGCCGTACGTCGAGCATCTGGTGCGCCGCACGGCGGAAGCCGATCTTGCCGGGAAGCCCCGTCCGCGCCCGACTCCGGACGACGTCCAGCGCACCGCGGGAGACATCGCGGCCGAGCGGGAAACCAACCCGGACCCGGTCCTGTCCGCCGACGAACTGCTGGCCCACCTCGGCCACCGGCTCGATTCCTTCGGCATCTGGCGCGACGTCCGCTGCCTCGGCGGCCGGGAAGCCGGAAAATGGAGCCTCTACCAGGTCAAAGCCGGTTGGACAGTCGTCGCGCCGGACGGCCGCGAACAGACCTTCGCCCGCCTCGAAGACGCCGCACAGCAGCTGCTCGGCGCGCTGCTGCTGCATCCCGCCCGCGCGACCGGCGGCCGCGAAACCCCGCTGGAAACCGCGCGGGAGGTCGCCGACTGGCCGGTCCAGCCCGTGCCGGGTGACCCTCCCCTCACGCTGCTGCGGAACAAGAGACTCACTCGGTTGGCGGAAGGTACCGTCGTTCTGCGATTCGGCGAAGAACCCGGCAACCTGGTCCACCACCAGGCGGTACGGTTCGCGACGACGTCCCTGCCACTCGAACGGGAGCGCATGACCAGCACTTTTCGCCTCCGAAGATCACTCCACGTGATCACCGGGGTGACGGTGCCCTGGGCGAACCTTCCCGGCGGCGCGGTGGCGTACGTCTTGCCCAAGCCGATCGCGGAGCACGAGTCCGACGGAAGCCTGGAGAGGATCGAGTAG